One Thermicanus aegyptius DSM 12793 DNA segment encodes these proteins:
- a CDS encoding zinc ribbon domain-containing protein — MQQTVKQKSLPLNKDKWIKIAQTIEAYARQKDTFLVKYGHVQYLHHLGAKRRLRDELVAAGFTSPFGLQARQWKLALDDALFTLERQWEAAIVGVKERLYRHEGLSDEEKHYAFWLLYRDEKRGRDWKRLQAIFTHEDVVNQKISLDSGGRAKVRNYLKRAFRRILGTRPCVKKARSFVVDQQMYRVFNTGKRQYIAVATLTPGERAVIPLTGIHAMRGNLRVVLLPDEQAVEIHLSREPRIRPSGEEEAGIDLGVTEVFTDDTGKKYRPEYGEALQEMSDHILDKSRKRGKLWALRRKFLEQDPNKARRILRHNLGLIKQTKRNKRYRTRCENEINRAFNELYKERWPQIIAYEDLAHLRGKAKSKGLSRKVSGWQRNIIKERREYKNYVYSVTDPGPQNAAYSSQECPQCGWVDAKNRNGDIFKCRQCGFTADADQVAAMNLKKRLHDEEITRYTPYKRVKEILLQRYYQQAN, encoded by the coding sequence GTGCAACAGACGGTCAAGCAGAAAAGTCTGCCGCTGAACAAGGATAAGTGGATCAAAATCGCACAAACAATAGAAGCCTACGCCCGCCAGAAGGACACGTTTCTGGTTAAATACGGGCACGTCCAATACCTGCATCACTTAGGTGCAAAGCGCAGACTGCGGGACGAGCTGGTTGCAGCCGGTTTCACCAGCCCTTTCGGGCTACAGGCCCGCCAGTGGAAGCTGGCTTTGGACGACGCCCTGTTCACCCTGGAGAGGCAGTGGGAGGCCGCCATCGTCGGGGTCAAAGAGCGGCTTTACCGTCATGAAGGCCTGTCTGACGAAGAAAAGCACTACGCCTTCTGGCTTTTATATAGAGATGAAAAGCGCGGCCGGGATTGGAAGAGGCTCCAGGCGATTTTCACTCATGAAGACGTGGTTAATCAAAAAATAAGTTTGGACTCAGGGGGCCGTGCCAAGGTGAGAAATTATCTGAAGCGCGCCTTTCGCCGCATCTTAGGCACAAGGCCTTGCGTCAAAAAAGCACGCAGTTTCGTGGTAGACCAGCAAATGTACCGGGTATTTAACACGGGAAAGCGGCAGTATATCGCCGTAGCGACATTAACCCCCGGCGAAAGGGCGGTCATACCCTTGACTGGGATACACGCCATGCGAGGCAACTTGCGGGTAGTCCTCTTGCCGGACGAACAAGCGGTGGAAATCCACCTGAGCAGGGAACCGCGAATCCGCCCGTCCGGCGAGGAAGAAGCCGGCATCGACCTGGGCGTGACGGAAGTATTTACCGATGATACTGGCAAAAAGTACCGGCCCGAGTACGGCGAAGCCCTGCAGGAGATGTCCGACCATATTTTGGACAAGAGCCGGAAACGCGGAAAACTCTGGGCCTTGCGCCGGAAATTCCTGGAGCAAGATCCCAACAAAGCCCGGCGGATTCTCAGGCACAACCTCGGCCTGATCAAGCAGACGAAAAGGAATAAAAGATACCGGACCAGGTGCGAAAACGAAATCAACCGGGCGTTTAACGAACTCTACAAAGAACGCTGGCCGCAGATCATCGCTTACGAAGACCTCGCCCACCTGCGCGGCAAAGCCAAAAGCAAAGGCCTCTCCCGCAAGGTGAGCGGCTGGCAGCGAAACATCATTAAGGAGCGCCGGGAATACAAGAACTACGTCTACTCCGTCACCGACCCCGGACCGCAAAACGCGGCCTATTCCAGCCAGGAGTGCCCGCAGTGCGGGTGGGTTGACGCCAAGAATCGCAATGGAGACATTTTCAAATGCCGCCAATGCGGTTTTACTGCCGATGCTGACCAGGTAGCAGCCATGAACCTGAAAAAAAGGCTGCACGACGAAGAGATAACCCGTTACACCCCGTATAAAAGAGTGAAAGAAATATTGCTCCAGCGTTATTATCAACAAGCCAATTAA
- a CDS encoding IS607 family transposase, with the protein MKLYTVSEFAEKLGVSVSTLRAWDKEGKLVPLRTPTNKRRYTEEMLYRALGIKNRQEPQKIVLYARVSSSRQKPDLENQLHYLKEFAAGKGLAVDEILSDVGSALNYKRKNFLKLCGMVTRGEVKTVIVAHKDRLVRFGFDFFEELFAKFGCEILVVNKAEDMSPAQELAEDLISIVQHFAARLYGQRTYKARKLTKTVREALASATDGQAEKSAAEQG; encoded by the coding sequence ATGAAACTTTACACAGTGAGCGAATTCGCTGAAAAACTTGGGGTAAGCGTATCGACCTTGCGTGCATGGGACAAAGAAGGCAAATTGGTCCCCCTGCGCACGCCTACCAATAAAAGAAGATACACGGAAGAAATGTTATACCGGGCGCTGGGAATAAAGAACCGCCAGGAACCCCAAAAAATCGTATTATACGCCCGGGTATCGTCCTCCAGGCAAAAGCCTGATCTGGAAAACCAGTTGCATTATCTGAAGGAATTCGCCGCCGGCAAAGGGCTGGCTGTGGACGAAATACTTTCCGATGTCGGCTCCGCCCTCAATTATAAGCGCAAGAATTTTTTGAAGTTGTGCGGGATGGTCACCCGGGGAGAAGTCAAAACGGTCATCGTCGCCCATAAAGACCGGCTGGTGCGGTTTGGATTCGACTTCTTCGAGGAATTGTTCGCCAAATTCGGCTGCGAAATCCTCGTGGTCAACAAAGCCGAAGACATGTCCCCAGCCCAGGAGTTGGCCGAAGACCTGATCAGCATCGTCCAGCATTTCGCGGCACGGCTGTACGGCCAGAGGACCTATAAAGCCCGCAAGTTGACCAAAACGGTGAGGGAGGCGTTAGCCAGTGCAACAGACGGTCAAGCAGAAAAGTCTGCCGCTGAACAAGGATAA